In Chitinophaga nivalis, a single genomic region encodes these proteins:
- a CDS encoding sugar phosphate isomerase/epimerase family protein has product MKKLRNAFMLAGGMAMALLTQSAGAQARADALGWKLGAQAWTFNHFTLAEALEKMDSCGIQFVEAYPGQVIGGGIEGKMDYHMPPAKQEQVKSLFKKKHKVLMAFGVVVPDSEADWRALFDFANRMGIQVITSEPQAEYLDLISSLCDQYNIKLAIHDHPNPSPYWSPESVLKAVEGRSKLMGACADIGHWVRSGLDPVECLKKLNGRVISLHMKDLNNKTADSHDLVWGNGVCQISKVLETLKNQKFKGLFSAEYEYKWDYNVPEVKASAAFWRQMVTNL; this is encoded by the coding sequence ATGAAAAAACTGAGAAATGCATTTATGCTGGCTGGAGGAATGGCGATGGCATTATTGACACAATCTGCCGGGGCGCAGGCCAGGGCAGATGCATTGGGATGGAAGCTGGGAGCGCAGGCGTGGACCTTTAACCACTTCACCCTGGCAGAAGCACTGGAAAAAATGGATAGCTGCGGTATCCAGTTCGTGGAAGCCTATCCCGGCCAGGTAATTGGTGGCGGCATTGAAGGTAAAATGGATTATCATATGCCACCGGCAAAACAGGAACAAGTAAAAAGCCTCTTTAAGAAAAAACACAAAGTACTGATGGCATTCGGGGTAGTGGTGCCGGATTCGGAAGCCGACTGGCGCGCCTTGTTTGACTTTGCCAACCGCATGGGCATTCAGGTGATTACCAGCGAGCCACAGGCAGAGTACCTGGATCTGATTTCTTCTCTTTGCGATCAATATAATATTAAGCTGGCGATTCACGACCATCCTAACCCGAGCCCTTACTGGAGTCCGGAAAGTGTGCTGAAAGCGGTAGAAGGCAGAAGTAAACTGATGGGTGCCTGTGCAGATATCGGTCATTGGGTACGTTCCGGTCTTGACCCGGTTGAATGCCTGAAAAAACTGAATGGCCGTGTGATCAGCCTGCATATGAAAGACCTGAATAATAAAACAGCAGATTCACACGACCTGGTTTGGGGCAATGGGGTATGTCAGATCAGCAAAGTGCTGGAAACCCTGAAAAACCAGAAATTCAAAGGCTTGTTTTCTGCCGAATACGAATACAAATGGGATTACAATGTACCGGAAGTGAAGGCCAGCGCTGCTTTCTGGCGTCAAATGGTGACCAACCTGTAA
- a CDS encoding RNA polymerase sigma factor, whose amino-acid sequence MEKLSDNKLLLLIKEGNHPAFTTLVNRYWEQLYVYTKSKVRQEADAQDIVQEIFISCWNNRATLYTGQNDRLTAYLYQAARYAIISYFSRPGNTIYNESLLTAISEHQTENITETALQLKELEQQIRIEVNKLPERLRTPYLLSRDANLSLKDIAQQMSLSEQTVKNNISSALRVLRTRLYENNDLITILVLITHFSS is encoded by the coding sequence ATGGAAAAGCTTTCTGACAACAAGCTGTTGCTATTGATAAAAGAGGGGAATCATCCTGCTTTCACAACACTGGTAAACCGTTACTGGGAACAGCTATACGTGTATACAAAATCTAAGGTCAGACAGGAAGCAGATGCCCAGGATATTGTACAGGAAATTTTCATCAGCTGCTGGAATAACCGGGCCACTTTATATACCGGCCAAAACGACCGGCTGACGGCCTACCTCTATCAGGCCGCCAGATACGCCATTATCAGCTACTTCTCCCGCCCCGGTAATACCATTTATAATGAATCCTTACTGACAGCCATCAGCGAGCATCAAACCGAAAATATCACGGAAACAGCGCTGCAACTGAAAGAGCTGGAACAACAAATACGCATCGAAGTAAACAAACTGCCGGAAAGACTCCGCACCCCCTATCTCCTTAGCCGCGATGCCAATCTGAGTCTGAAAGATATTGCACAGCAAATGTCGTTGTCAGAACAAACCGTTAAAAATAATATCAGCAGTGCCTTACGGGTGCTACGTACACGCCTGTACGAAAATAATGACCTGATAACCATCCTCGTGCTCATCACACATTTCTCTTCCTGA
- a CDS encoding 3-keto-disaccharide hydrolase, with amino-acid sequence MRTLLVSACTMLSLSALAQNSQQMKPADTEVWEPVPKVIVSGTATCSAPDDAIILFDGKSLQQWENEKGGTPQWQVKNGALTVVKGAGMIKTKQQFEDFQLHIEWRTPAVVDGEGQGRGNSGVFLQEYYELQVLDSYNNRTYSNGQAGSFYKQKIPLVNASKKPGEWQTYDVIWTAPRFHADGSLQSPARATVLQNGVLVQNNVTLEGQTQYIGKPFYEKHGPKSIALQDHGNPVSYRNIWIRTL; translated from the coding sequence ATGCGTACACTATTAGTATCAGCATGTACTATGCTCTCGCTCAGTGCCCTGGCTCAGAACAGCCAGCAGATGAAACCCGCAGACACTGAAGTATGGGAACCGGTACCCAAAGTAATTGTATCGGGTACAGCCACCTGTTCTGCGCCGGATGACGCCATCATTTTATTCGATGGCAAAAGCCTGCAGCAGTGGGAAAACGAAAAAGGCGGTACTCCGCAATGGCAGGTAAAAAACGGCGCGCTGACCGTGGTAAAGGGTGCAGGTATGATCAAAACCAAACAACAGTTCGAAGACTTCCAGCTGCACATTGAATGGCGTACCCCGGCGGTAGTGGACGGAGAAGGTCAGGGCCGCGGCAACAGTGGTGTGTTTCTGCAGGAATACTATGAGCTGCAGGTGCTGGACAGTTACAACAACCGCACCTATTCCAACGGACAAGCCGGTAGCTTCTACAAACAAAAGATCCCCCTGGTAAATGCCAGTAAAAAACCGGGAGAATGGCAAACGTACGATGTAATCTGGACGGCGCCCCGCTTCCATGCAGATGGCTCCCTGCAATCACCGGCCCGTGCTACCGTATTGCAAAACGGCGTGCTGGTACAAAACAATGTTACACTGGAGGGTCAGACCCAGTACATCGGTAAACCGTTCTATGAAAAACATGGTCCTAAATCCATCGCACTCCAGGATCACGGCAATCCCGTAAGTTACCGGAATATCTGGATCAGAACATTATAA
- a CDS encoding vWA domain-containing protein → MRGITFSRFNPDENQKPPFQKLLDLFTQLLTYTSGDVSEALQWLTQLDKEYNLTGKDYGIGDFIQELKEKGYIRENEESGNIEITSKTEQTIRKNALEEIFGRLKKTTSGNHNVHRSGMGDELNAETRPFRFGDSVDQLDVTASIRNAQINHGIDSFSIHQDDLEVKETDFKTQTSTALMIDISHSMILYGEDRITPAKKVAMALSELITTRYPKDTLDIIVFGNDAWQIEIKDLPYLEVGPYHTNTVAGLELAMDLLRRRRNPNKQIFMITDGKPTCLKTGTQYYKNSFGLDRKILNRTLNLAAQCKKLKIPITTFMVATDPWLQQFVQEFTETNNGKAFFSGTDNLGQFLFRDFESGKRKFY, encoded by the coding sequence ATGAGAGGAATAACTTTTTCCCGGTTCAATCCGGATGAAAACCAGAAACCGCCTTTTCAAAAACTACTGGATCTCTTTACCCAACTCCTTACCTATACAAGTGGAGATGTGTCAGAAGCACTACAGTGGCTCACCCAACTGGACAAGGAATATAATCTTACCGGTAAGGATTATGGCATCGGCGACTTTATCCAGGAGCTGAAAGAAAAAGGCTATATCCGCGAAAACGAAGAAAGCGGTAATATAGAAATCACTTCCAAAACAGAACAGACCATCCGCAAAAATGCCCTGGAAGAAATTTTCGGCCGATTAAAGAAAACGACGTCCGGGAATCATAATGTGCACCGATCGGGTATGGGAGATGAACTGAATGCAGAAACCCGCCCGTTCCGGTTTGGAGACAGTGTGGACCAGCTGGATGTAACCGCTTCTATCCGCAATGCGCAGATCAATCATGGTATCGATAGCTTCTCCATCCATCAGGACGACCTGGAAGTAAAGGAGACCGATTTCAAAACCCAGACCTCCACCGCACTGATGATCGATATTTCCCATTCCATGATTTTGTATGGGGAAGACCGGATCACGCCCGCCAAAAAAGTAGCGATGGCACTCAGTGAGCTGATTACCACCCGGTATCCCAAAGATACCCTGGACATCATCGTTTTCGGTAACGACGCGTGGCAGATAGAAATCAAAGACCTGCCCTACCTGGAAGTAGGCCCCTATCATACCAATACTGTGGCAGGGCTGGAACTGGCCATGGACCTCCTGCGCCGCCGCAGGAACCCGAACAAGCAAATCTTCATGATCACCGACGGGAAGCCTACCTGCCTGAAAACCGGTACCCAGTATTATAAAAACAGCTTCGGCCTGGACCGCAAAATCCTGAACCGGACCCTGAATCTGGCAGCGCAGTGTAAAAAGCTGAAAATACCCATCACGACTTTTATGGTGGCTACCGACCCGTGGCTGCAGCAATTTGTGCAGGAGTTCACTGAAACCAATAATGGCAAAGCGTTCTTCTCCGGCACCGATAACCTGGGCCAGTTCCTCTTCCGTGATTTCGAAAGCGGCAAAAGGAAATTCTATTAA
- a CDS encoding alkaline phosphatase family protein, translated as MKRILIIVGALALVAVNTMAQKTKYVVMVSIDGFRPDFYTDPSWPAPNMQQLKKRGVHATGVRGIFPTITYPSHTTLITGATPAVHGICYNTPFEPEGASGRWYSESKAITTETLWDALHKAGLKSAAVSWPVTVGAPIDYNIPETFSLSNPSDRRAPTSEQSTPKGLFEEVQKYATGELQSTDMNLRYLGMNETLSRMAAYLITRYKPNLLTVHLPCTDEVQHKEGRESDHVALAVAAADHGIGTILEAIEKAGIKDSTTIIVTGDHGFVDIHTSLSPNVWLAAKGLAGSAANPGDWKAQFHSGGGSTFLKLKDKNDEKTLQQVKKILSELPEGQQKLFRVLDKAALAKVGADPEAALALTAVQGIAFSTTKEGPAMKKANGGAHGYFPDFREIQTGFVAGGAGLGKNVTVPVMGLEDVAPLIAQLLGIELKQASGTVYPGMLQKDK; from the coding sequence ATGAAACGTATATTAATCATCGTAGGTGCATTAGCGTTAGTGGCCGTGAATACTATGGCGCAAAAAACAAAATATGTGGTCATGGTAAGCATAGACGGCTTCCGGCCGGACTTCTATACCGATCCCTCCTGGCCTGCGCCCAACATGCAGCAGCTGAAAAAGAGAGGTGTACATGCCACCGGGGTACGGGGTATCTTCCCGACCATCACCTACCCTTCCCATACCACGCTCATCACCGGCGCCACACCTGCTGTACACGGTATCTGCTACAACACGCCTTTTGAACCGGAAGGCGCCAGCGGACGCTGGTACTCCGAAAGCAAAGCCATCACCACAGAAACCCTGTGGGATGCCTTACATAAAGCCGGACTAAAATCTGCCGCTGTTTCCTGGCCGGTAACCGTTGGTGCGCCTATTGATTACAACATCCCGGAAACTTTTTCCCTCAGCAACCCATCCGACCGCCGCGCCCCTACCAGCGAGCAGTCTACACCAAAGGGCCTGTTTGAAGAAGTACAAAAGTATGCGACCGGCGAATTACAAAGCACGGATATGAACCTCCGTTACCTGGGCATGAATGAAACCCTGAGCCGGATGGCTGCCTATCTCATCACCCGTTATAAGCCCAACCTGCTGACGGTACATCTTCCCTGTACGGATGAAGTACAACACAAAGAAGGCCGCGAAAGCGACCACGTAGCGCTGGCGGTGGCGGCAGCAGACCATGGCATCGGCACCATCCTGGAAGCGATAGAAAAAGCCGGTATCAAAGACAGCACCACCATCATCGTTACCGGTGATCATGGTTTCGTGGATATCCATACCAGCCTGTCACCCAACGTATGGCTGGCTGCGAAAGGACTGGCCGGCAGCGCCGCCAATCCCGGCGACTGGAAAGCGCAGTTCCATAGTGGTGGCGGTTCTACCTTCCTCAAGCTGAAAGATAAAAATGATGAGAAAACCCTGCAACAGGTGAAAAAGATCCTGAGTGAATTACCGGAAGGCCAGCAGAAACTGTTCCGTGTACTGGATAAAGCCGCACTGGCGAAAGTGGGTGCCGACCCGGAAGCCGCACTCGCCCTGACAGCCGTACAAGGCATTGCTTTCTCCACAACGAAAGAAGGACCCGCCATGAAAAAAGCCAACGGTGGCGCACATGGTTATTTCCCTGATTTCCGCGAGATACAGACCGGTTTTGTAGCCGGTGGTGCTGGCCTGGGCAAAAACGTTACCGTACCGGTAATGGGCCTGGAAGATGTAGCGCCTTTAATTGCGCAGTTATTGGGTATTGAACTGAAACAGGCATCCGGTACCGTTTATCCCGGCATGCTGCAAAAAGATAAGTAA
- a CDS encoding sigma 54-interacting transcriptional regulator, with protein MDTSIKTLGELKKSGYKPISVKEEIRRNLISKLKQKEATFPGIVGYEDTVIPDTERALLSRHNILLLGLRGQAKTRMARQITDLLDEYIPIVEGSEVNDDPFQPLSRYARDLIAEKGDKTPIAWLPRSERYGEKLATPDVSVADLVGDIDPIKAANLKLSYADERVIHFGIIPRSNRGIFVINELPDLQARIQVSLFNILQEGDIQIRGFKVRMPLDILFIFTANPEDYTNRGSIVTPLKDRIESQIITHYPKSIENSLLITEQEANIHKEQEGKVQIADMVKRLIEQVAFEARNSEYVDKKSGVSARLTIAAYENAVSAGERRSIINKEKETHVRIADLQAIVPAITGKIELVYEGEQEGPLQVAHNLLDKSIRTLFAIYFPNPDSFKKKKQVAPVENPYRTVIQWFDKGNSVQLLQDISDKQYETILNKVEGLKELVKSRFPKVSNRESFLLMEFVLHGLSSYSLISKKVVENETRFSDLLGTMMNFNMGAEEQEEF; from the coding sequence ATGGATACTAGCATAAAAACATTAGGCGAGCTTAAAAAGAGTGGCTATAAACCCATCTCTGTCAAAGAAGAGATCAGACGTAACCTCATCAGCAAACTGAAACAAAAGGAAGCTACTTTTCCTGGTATCGTAGGATATGAAGACACAGTAATTCCGGATACCGAAAGAGCCCTGCTCTCCCGGCACAACATATTGCTGCTCGGCTTACGCGGTCAGGCAAAAACCCGGATGGCCCGGCAGATAACAGACCTGCTGGACGAATACATCCCCATTGTGGAAGGCTCAGAAGTAAACGACGATCCTTTCCAGCCACTGTCGCGCTATGCCCGTGACCTCATCGCGGAAAAAGGTGATAAAACGCCCATTGCGTGGCTGCCTCGCAGCGAACGCTATGGCGAAAAACTGGCTACGCCAGACGTTTCCGTGGCCGACCTGGTCGGTGATATTGATCCGATCAAAGCGGCCAACCTGAAACTCAGCTATGCCGATGAAAGAGTGATCCACTTTGGTATCATCCCCCGCTCCAACCGCGGCATCTTTGTTATCAATGAATTACCCGACCTGCAGGCCCGTATTCAGGTGTCCCTGTTTAATATCCTCCAGGAAGGCGATATACAAATCCGGGGCTTTAAGGTGAGAATGCCGCTCGACATCCTGTTTATCTTTACGGCTAACCCGGAAGACTATACGAACCGGGGATCTATTGTCACCCCGCTGAAAGACAGGATAGAAAGCCAGATCATCACCCACTATCCAAAAAGCATTGAGAACTCCCTGCTCATCACCGAACAGGAAGCCAATATTCACAAAGAACAGGAAGGCAAGGTACAGATCGCAGATATGGTAAAACGCCTGATCGAACAGGTTGCTTTTGAAGCGCGTAACAGTGAGTACGTAGATAAAAAGAGTGGTGTTTCCGCCCGTTTAACCATCGCCGCCTATGAAAATGCGGTCAGTGCAGGCGAACGCCGGTCCATCATCAATAAGGAAAAAGAAACCCACGTACGCATTGCAGACCTGCAGGCCATTGTACCTGCCATCACCGGAAAAATAGAGCTGGTATACGAAGGCGAACAGGAAGGCCCGTTACAGGTAGCCCATAACCTCCTGGATAAGTCCATCCGTACGCTGTTTGCCATTTATTTCCCGAATCCGGATTCCTTCAAGAAAAAGAAACAGGTGGCGCCGGTGGAAAATCCCTACCGCACCGTCATTCAATGGTTCGATAAAGGCAACTCCGTACAGTTACTCCAGGATATCAGCGATAAACAGTACGAAACCATCCTCAATAAAGTAGAAGGCTTAAAAGAACTGGTGAAATCCCGTTTCCCGAAAGTCAGCAACCGGGAATCCTTCCTCCTTATGGAGTTCGTTTTACACGGTCTTTCTTCCTATTCACTCATCAGCAAAAAAGTGGTAGAGAACGAAACCCGGTTCAGCGATCTGCTGGGTACCATGATGAACTTTAACATGGGGGCGGAAGAACAGGAAGAGTTTTAA
- a CDS encoding FecR family protein: MDQQQSPTGQARALLQRYLQGTTTPEENKIVEQWYNSLGFQAMPDSAQQKESIRQSVLQQVTAQTQPGKNKKAVIRRLSYQLTAAAACLLLIVAGIRYFTTSTSGQQLPGTTLYAGKHTRKKTVLPDGTVVTLNAASSLYIPAGFGKDGRNVALSGEAFFEVKAQPEQPFRIHSDRMVTTVLGTSFNIKAYPGEETSKVAVVSGAVQVKLPGLATVPQRLQANESLRYNPASGEQWRLQEAAAGMARWQQQVLDFNDAPITDIVAELRRHYADSIRLVATPADTAHYTITFRQENLENILQVLSGLTGITSQHINGTVIIHTKTAMQHMK, encoded by the coding sequence ATGGATCAGCAACAATCGCCAACCGGTCAGGCCCGGGCCCTGCTGCAACGTTATCTGCAGGGAACTACCACACCGGAAGAAAATAAAATAGTAGAACAATGGTACAACAGCCTGGGATTTCAGGCGATGCCGGATAGTGCGCAGCAAAAAGAAAGCATCCGGCAATCTGTACTGCAACAGGTAACCGCTCAAACGCAGCCCGGCAAAAATAAAAAAGCGGTTATCCGCCGGCTGTCGTATCAGCTAACAGCTGCAGCAGCGTGTTTGCTGCTGATAGTGGCGGGTATCCGTTATTTTACGACCAGCACCTCCGGCCAGCAACTGCCCGGTACTACGCTCTATGCAGGCAAACATACCAGGAAGAAAACCGTGCTGCCTGATGGCACCGTCGTTACGCTCAATGCCGCCAGCAGCTTGTATATACCAGCAGGTTTCGGAAAGGATGGCAGAAATGTAGCCCTCTCCGGAGAAGCATTCTTTGAAGTAAAGGCACAGCCGGAACAGCCCTTTCGCATTCACAGCGACCGCATGGTCACTACCGTATTGGGGACCTCCTTTAATATAAAAGCCTATCCCGGTGAAGAAACCAGTAAAGTGGCCGTCGTCAGCGGAGCAGTACAGGTGAAATTACCAGGACTGGCAACAGTACCGCAACGGCTGCAGGCCAACGAGTCCCTGCGGTATAATCCGGCTTCCGGCGAACAATGGCGGCTACAGGAAGCCGCAGCTGGTATGGCCCGCTGGCAACAACAGGTACTGGACTTTAACGATGCGCCGATTACAGATATCGTAGCGGAACTACGCCGCCACTATGCGGATTCCATCCGGTTAGTAGCCACACCAGCAGATACGGCTCACTATACCATCACCTTCCGCCAGGAAAACCTGGAAAACATACTACAGGTGTTGTCCGGCCTGACCGGCATCACCAGCCAGCATATAAACGGAACCGTTATTATTCATACTAAAACAGCAATGCAACACATGAAATAA
- a CDS encoding GNAT family N-acetyltransferase has translation MTEVIKVTVEDTGSLEQAKFLFREYANWLNVDLSFQQFEEEMAHLPGPYAAPTGALFLAKADGQLAGCVAVRAFDNSTAELKRLFVKDAFKGHGVGKALAARAIEESKKLGYKRIILDTLAHMKPAIELYTSLGFQPIAAYYDNPISDAVYLSLNIE, from the coding sequence ATGACAGAGGTAATTAAAGTAACCGTAGAAGATACCGGCAGCCTGGAGCAGGCAAAGTTTCTTTTCCGCGAATATGCCAACTGGTTAAATGTTGACCTCAGCTTTCAGCAATTTGAAGAAGAAATGGCACATTTGCCAGGTCCCTATGCTGCACCTACCGGTGCGTTGTTTCTGGCTAAAGCAGATGGTCAACTGGCCGGATGCGTGGCAGTACGGGCATTTGATAACAGTACGGCAGAATTGAAGCGTCTTTTTGTAAAAGATGCGTTTAAAGGCCATGGCGTAGGTAAAGCGCTGGCGGCGAGAGCGATTGAAGAAAGTAAAAAACTGGGCTATAAGCGCATTATACTGGATACGCTGGCCCATATGAAACCGGCGATAGAATTGTATACTTCGTTAGGATTTCAGCCTATTGCGGCCTATTACGATAACCCTATCAGCGATGCGGTATATTTATCGTTGAATATAGAGTAG
- a CDS encoding TonB-dependent receptor domain-containing protein, whose protein sequence is MRLTLFFAIFSTTMASAAHISGQSMETVKVNIAVKEVPLKQVLHMIETQSSFSIGYDMNSIPTDSRISYNATAKPVSAVLKELLKTFAVDIVQINDKYVLIQPAMEALRQQVRITGKITDNIRKEPIPGVSISIKGTTSGTQTDADGRFSIGFPANKEAITLVVYSLGFKKKEIVLQPNNSNGLNIVLEEDRLGLDEIVVTGQGVDIAKRRLSSNVVSIGAKDIEDVPAGRLDQLLQSRLPNAQIKLTGGQAGATSLIRARGVNSALVNSTPVIYVDGVRMDNLNTASAMGGGSTQGAAISAIADIPMDNIEKIEYINGGAATTLYGSDAANGVIQIFTKKGGAGKTTINVETQLGAETPTTDFLHFKRTKELLMQNGFYQKHHLGINGGQERFGFSFSGNYMNAQGTQIFGQNNNRKVDFSTGFRAGLGNKVTYESSFTYVNNKYKRNRNGNQGGYTGLWFAESGASAITGPGFKSNLDSLTDTEFERMKNYVHEAEKMQDNDITINRFQTSQTFKYTPVKGLVIKAAGGIDYRVQKNQVITTNKYLSFTTGNPIKNEGSITNNDRKYLGITLELNAQHELKINDFSFVTTLGGQYFRNEDQQMAYNGTNVRDGARTIKDATSKTSDEFYLEVVNYGLYLQENIGFKNKFFLDLGIRGDGNPAFGSNIGIQYYPKAGFSYVPSAENWFEGIAHVITSAKIRGGFGIAGNLPPAFSHERTIAFKGYNGEQSAFFGQTGNDNLKPEKTQTLEGGMDLGFLKDRLLFSVGYYNSITRGALFNVPPTPSSGQPNSQHYNVGSIRNKGWEFSVTAIPVETQHLSLRVNASLNTLYNNVENAGTVAPFNLNGFSSRTIQTVVQQGYPIGFLRGNYGQFDANGVYLQTTPLEFLGTTIPNLFGSFGLNLRYKQFNFFANADYQKGAYANSFDRQFRFNYAAGNEGIPQAEIDKNGRKNWLNFTNMFTEKTDYIKVRLIGLTYNWKPAVFGKVVKSATLGFSAVNPLNFASSSFDPEATISGSAQGQGGATTGGISYSTYSAPRQFIGSIRLNF, encoded by the coding sequence ATGAGACTTACACTCTTTTTCGCCATTTTCTCCACCACCATGGCTTCTGCAGCTCATATATCGGGCCAGTCCATGGAAACGGTAAAAGTGAATATTGCAGTAAAAGAAGTACCGCTGAAGCAGGTACTACACATGATAGAAACGCAATCTTCCTTTTCTATCGGATATGACATGAACAGTATTCCCACCGACAGCAGGATCAGCTACAATGCCACTGCCAAACCCGTGAGTGCTGTACTGAAAGAGCTGCTGAAAACCTTTGCGGTGGATATTGTACAGATAAACGACAAATACGTGCTGATACAACCGGCTATGGAAGCCCTGCGGCAGCAGGTACGCATCACCGGTAAAATCACGGACAACATCCGGAAAGAACCGATTCCCGGCGTAAGCATCAGCATCAAAGGTACCACCTCCGGTACCCAGACAGATGCAGATGGCCGCTTCTCTATTGGCTTTCCGGCCAACAAGGAAGCCATAACCCTGGTGGTGTATTCCCTCGGATTCAAAAAAAAGGAAATCGTCCTCCAGCCCAATAACAGCAACGGATTAAACATCGTACTGGAAGAAGACCGCCTCGGATTGGATGAAATTGTGGTAACCGGTCAGGGGGTAGACATCGCCAAACGGCGTTTATCCAGTAACGTAGTAAGCATCGGCGCCAAGGACATCGAAGACGTACCGGCAGGCAGACTGGATCAGCTGTTACAGTCCCGCCTCCCCAATGCCCAGATCAAACTTACCGGCGGCCAGGCAGGGGCTACTTCCCTCATTCGTGCAAGAGGAGTGAACTCCGCCTTAGTCAACTCTACCCCGGTCATCTATGTGGATGGTGTGCGTATGGACAACCTCAATACGGCATCAGCAATGGGTGGCGGCAGTACTCAGGGCGCTGCGATCAGTGCCATTGCTGATATCCCGATGGACAATATTGAAAAAATAGAATACATCAATGGCGGGGCTGCTACCACCCTCTATGGCTCCGATGCGGCCAATGGCGTGATCCAGATCTTCACCAAAAAAGGTGGCGCCGGGAAAACCACTATCAACGTGGAAACTCAACTGGGAGCAGAAACACCCACGACGGACTTTCTCCACTTTAAACGTACCAAAGAGCTGCTGATGCAGAATGGATTTTACCAGAAGCACCATCTTGGCATCAACGGTGGCCAGGAGCGTTTCGGATTCAGCTTCTCCGGTAATTACATGAATGCGCAGGGTACCCAGATCTTCGGCCAGAACAATAACCGCAAAGTGGACTTTAGTACCGGCTTCCGCGCCGGCCTGGGCAACAAGGTTACCTACGAAAGTTCCTTCACCTACGTTAACAACAAATACAAACGTAACCGCAATGGTAACCAGGGCGGCTATACGGGATTATGGTTTGCAGAAAGCGGCGCCTCTGCCATCACCGGCCCGGGATTCAAATCCAACCTCGATAGCCTCACGGATACGGAATTTGAACGAATGAAAAACTATGTGCATGAAGCAGAAAAAATGCAGGATAATGATATCACCATTAACCGCTTTCAAACTTCCCAGACGTTTAAATATACCCCGGTAAAAGGCCTGGTGATCAAAGCGGCAGGCGGTATCGATTACCGGGTACAGAAAAACCAGGTGATCACCACCAATAAATACCTCTCCTTCACTACCGGTAATCCTATCAAAAATGAAGGCAGCATCACCAACAATGACCGTAAATACCTCGGTATTACCCTGGAGTTAAACGCACAGCACGAGTTGAAAATAAATGACTTTTCTTTCGTTACCACACTCGGCGGCCAGTATTTCCGGAATGAAGACCAGCAGATGGCCTATAACGGCACGAATGTCCGGGATGGTGCACGCACCATCAAAGATGCGACCTCCAAGACCAGCGATGAGTTCTACCTGGAAGTAGTCAACTACGGCTTGTACCTGCAGGAAAACATCGGTTTCAAAAATAAATTCTTTCTGGACCTCGGTATTCGTGGAGACGGAAACCCTGCCTTTGGCAGCAACATCGGTATCCAGTATTATCCTAAAGCAGGTTTCTCCTATGTACCCAGCGCAGAAAATTGGTTCGAGGGAATTGCTCACGTCATTACGTCTGCCAAAATACGTGGTGGCTTCGGGATTGCCGGTAACCTGCCACCAGCTTTCTCCCATGAGCGCACCATCGCTTTCAAGGGCTATAACGGAGAGCAGTCGGCCTTCTTTGGCCAGACAGGTAACGATAACCTGAAACCGGAAAAAACACAAACGCTGGAAGGAGGTATGGATCTTGGTTTCCTGAAAGATCGCCTGCTCTTCTCTGTAGGATACTATAATTCTATTACCAGGGGCGCCCTGTTTAATGTACCACCTACTCCTTCTTCCGGTCAGCCCAACTCACAGCACTACAATGTAGGCAGCATCCGCAACAAAGGCTGGGAATTCAGTGTCACCGCCATTCCAGTAGAAACACAGCACCTCTCCCTCCGGGTGAATGCTTCTTTAAATACCCTGTATAACAACGTGGAAAATGCCGGTACGGTAGCGCCGTTTAACCTGAACGGATTCAGTTCCCGTACCATCCAGACCGTTGTACAACAAGGTTATCCGATTGGCTTCCTGAGAGGTAACTATGGTCAATTTGATGCCAATGGCGTGTACCTCCAGACCACCCCATTGGAATTCCTGGGCACCACTATTCCTAATCTTTTTGGCAGCTTCGGATTAAATCTCCGCTATAAGCAGTTTAATTTCTTCGCCAACGCCGATTACCAGAAAGGTGCCTATGCCAACTCATTCGACCGCCAGTTCCGCTTCAACTATGCGGCAGGCAATGAAGGCATTCCGCAGGCAGAAATTGATAAAAACGGCCGTAAAAACTGGCTCAATTTCACCAACATGTTCACGGAAAAAACAGACTATATCAAAGTACGGCTGATAGGATTGACCTACAACTGGAAGCCGGCCGTGTTTGGCAAAGTAGTAAAATCCGCAACCCTTGGATTCAGTGCGGTGAACCCGTTGAATTTTGCCTCGTCTTCCTTTGATCCGGAAGCCACCATCAGCGGCAGTGCACAAGGACAGGGAGGCGCTACTACCGGTGGCATCTCCTACTCCACCTATTCTGCTCCCCGGCAGTTCATCGGTTCCATCCGCTTAAACTTCTAA